The following proteins are encoded in a genomic region of Gimesia algae:
- a CDS encoding amidophosphoribosyltransferase, with protein MSELYHECGVAAVYHLPNRETSPLAPLGSPEKTSQLISRLLLDIQNRGQLAAGMTTFNPARNQLIDTHKDVGTVTEVFQLNHQQTFNALMKKYEGPAAIGHVRYATCGKDDRSYAQPFERHHIQKSKWFSFGFNGQLANYQDLCKEVLTESDFHLARETDTEILMHLLSQELSKENPGELHEILGTLSKRLDGAYNIVFLDALGNMFVSRDPVGIRPLCYAFDGSLFAAASESVALANMGFDEDQIESLAPGSAVIIKDGELSIHEYAKPTQKAHCFFEWIYFANVCSTLDDQSVYITRKRLGEELAEQETVPIDDDTIVVPVPDTAKAAADSMAYHLSVPCLEGLIRNRYIGRTFIEGANRGDKVRAKYTPLPEVLEGKRVLLVEDTIVRSTTMKALISQLKERGRAKEIHVRVACPPIIGPCFYGIDMSTINELFAPRFLEGGEMNPEVEKAMAAAIGADSLKYLPKESIARAVGLPGTSLCQACIDSTYPTEAGRKLYQIAVDNSQNEDSGSDSQRTYDVTPPTPVRS; from the coding sequence ATGTCGGAACTATACCACGAATGTGGCGTTGCAGCTGTCTACCATCTTCCTAACCGGGAAACCAGTCCGCTGGCCCCGCTGGGATCTCCTGAGAAAACTTCACAACTCATTTCCCGTCTACTGCTGGATATTCAGAATCGCGGTCAGCTGGCGGCTGGAATGACAACATTCAACCCGGCCCGGAACCAATTGATCGATACACATAAAGATGTCGGTACCGTTACCGAAGTCTTCCAGCTGAATCACCAGCAGACATTTAACGCGCTGATGAAGAAGTATGAAGGTCCCGCTGCGATCGGACATGTGCGCTATGCCACCTGTGGTAAAGATGACCGCAGCTATGCCCAGCCTTTCGAACGACATCATATTCAGAAATCCAAATGGTTCAGTTTTGGCTTTAACGGCCAACTGGCCAATTATCAGGATCTGTGTAAAGAAGTGCTGACCGAGTCTGATTTTCACCTGGCGCGGGAAACGGACACCGAAATCCTGATGCATCTGCTTTCGCAGGAACTCTCCAAAGAGAATCCGGGTGAGTTGCATGAAATTCTGGGCACACTCAGCAAACGGCTGGACGGCGCCTATAATATTGTTTTTCTGGACGCGCTGGGCAACATGTTTGTCTCGCGGGATCCCGTTGGTATTCGTCCGCTGTGTTATGCATTTGATGGTTCACTGTTTGCGGCTGCTTCGGAAAGTGTCGCGCTGGCAAACATGGGATTTGATGAAGATCAGATCGAAAGCCTGGCTCCCGGCTCCGCAGTCATCATCAAGGATGGCGAACTCTCGATCCACGAATATGCCAAGCCCACACAGAAAGCACACTGCTTTTTCGAATGGATTTACTTTGCGAACGTCTGCAGTACGTTGGATGACCAGAGCGTTTATATCACTCGTAAACGTCTGGGCGAAGAACTGGCTGAACAGGAAACGGTGCCCATTGATGACGACACGATTGTCGTTCCGGTGCCCGACACGGCCAAAGCAGCCGCCGACAGTATGGCCTATCACTTGAGTGTGCCCTGCCTGGAAGGCCTGATTCGTAACCGCTATATTGGTCGTACCTTTATCGAAGGCGCGAATCGCGGCGACAAAGTCCGGGCGAAATACACGCCGCTGCCTGAAGTTCTGGAAGGCAAACGCGTACTGCTGGTGGAAGACACCATAGTGCGTTCGACAACGATGAAAGCGTTAATCAGCCAGTTGAAAGAACGGGGACGTGCGAAAGAAATTCACGTGCGTGTTGCCTGTCCGCCGATCATCGGCCCCTGTTTTTACGGGATCGACATGTCGACCATCAACGAGCTGTTTGCCCCCCGATTCCTGGAGGGTGGCGAAATGAATCCCGAAGTGGAAAAAGCGATGGCCGCTGCCATTGGCGCCGACAGTCTGAAGTATCTGCCGAAAGAGTCGATCGCCCGTGCCGTTGGTCTGCCCGGAACATCACTCTGCCAGGCCTGTATCGACTCCACCTACCCCACCGAAGCGGGTCGTAAACTGTATCAGATCGCCGTCGATAATTCTCAGAACGAGGACAGCGGTTCCGATTCTCAAAGGACTTACGATGTC
- the proB gene encoding glutamate 5-kinase, giving the protein MSRTRREVIDTAETLVIKIGTNVLSCADDTLNPARIESLAEQIHRVKQTGRKVVVVSSGAIGAGMGLLGLKERPKDLGHLQASAAVGQAHLIRRYDRCLQKHGYHAAQLLVTANDFKHRTRYLNVRNTIHTLFEYGAVPIVNENDTVSIKEIKFGDNDHLAAMVTSLVKKPLLVILSIVDGLYDGDPKSPDSARISQVQDWTPELLSLATDDSSSLGTGGMKSKLQAVHSATAVGENVIIANGTQEGILDQILNGDDVGTLFLAQGASVSAWKRWIGYTIRPKGKFHLDEGATKAIREGGKSLLAIGIRSIDGTFESGEVVTLVSPSGEEFARGLSNYNSNDLAKIVMRRSDQIATILGAVPYSEVIHRDNLAVLENHPAL; this is encoded by the coding sequence GTGAGTCGAACCAGACGTGAAGTGATCGATACAGCGGAAACGCTGGTGATTAAAATTGGAACAAACGTTCTGTCTTGCGCGGACGATACACTTAACCCCGCACGCATAGAGTCACTGGCGGAACAGATTCACCGCGTCAAGCAGACTGGCCGCAAAGTGGTGGTCGTATCCAGTGGTGCCATCGGTGCCGGCATGGGACTGCTGGGCTTAAAAGAGCGACCCAAAGATCTGGGGCACCTGCAGGCGTCCGCCGCCGTCGGGCAGGCCCATCTGATCCGTCGCTATGATCGCTGCCTGCAGAAGCACGGCTACCATGCGGCGCAACTGCTGGTGACAGCCAATGATTTCAAGCATCGCACCCGCTACCTCAATGTACGTAACACCATACATACTCTGTTCGAATACGGTGCGGTACCTATCGTCAATGAAAACGACACCGTCAGTATCAAAGAGATCAAGTTCGGCGATAACGACCATCTCGCCGCGATGGTTACCAGCCTGGTCAAGAAGCCACTGCTCGTGATTCTGTCTATTGTCGACGGCCTGTATGACGGCGATCCAAAATCTCCGGACAGCGCCCGCATTTCGCAGGTCCAGGACTGGACACCTGAGTTATTGTCCCTCGCCACCGATGACAGCAGTTCGCTCGGCACCGGCGGGATGAAATCCAAACTGCAGGCGGTGCATTCCGCGACTGCAGTGGGAGAAAATGTTATTATCGCCAATGGCACGCAGGAAGGGATTCTGGATCAAATCCTCAACGGTGATGATGTCGGCACACTCTTTCTGGCGCAGGGGGCTTCCGTTTCTGCCTGGAAACGCTGGATTGGATATACGATTCGCCCTAAAGGTAAGTTTCATCTGGACGAGGGAGCGACCAAAGCCATTCGAGAAGGGGGAAAATCTCTGCTGGCGATTGGCATTCGTTCGATTGATGGCACTTTCGAGAGTGGTGAAGTCGTCACGCTGGTCAGCCCTTCGGGAGAAGAATTCGCCCGCGGGCTGAGTAATTACAATTCAAACGATCTGGCAAAGATAGTGATGCGACGTTCGGATCAGATTGCCACCATACTGGGAGCCGTCCCGTACTCCGAAGTGATTCATCGGGATAATCTGGCGGTTCTGGAAAACCATCCTGCGTTGTAG
- a CDS encoding alpha/beta hydrolase, whose protein sequence is MRYFVSRILMGLFLLGLVTCLIPEPQKSSAQNQKGKKEVPILSNIAPLPKDLKIVEDIEYRPGDRRAWKLNLVMPRERGEKPRPAIIFVHGGGWSSGDKGRGIFKSGPVEYASLGYVCISVNYRLSDEDPFPACLQDVKCAVRWLRAHAEKYNVDPDRIGGFGNSAGAHLVSLLGLVNKNQNLEGDGPWQDQSSLLNAVCVSAIPSDFVNWPGGARNKRTLFQLLNSSETSLEELAIQASPITYVNKQAPPFLVFQGAGDRLVDVSQADSFVAALKTAGAVDITYQRYPKANHDVFTSHRRETYPEMEAFFDRVLMNSPAKIKPTGGAYRKTIPAAS, encoded by the coding sequence ATGCGTTATTTTGTATCACGTATTTTGATGGGACTGTTTCTACTGGGACTCGTGACATGTCTGATCCCCGAGCCCCAAAAGAGTTCCGCCCAAAATCAGAAGGGAAAAAAAGAAGTCCCGATTCTGTCGAATATCGCGCCTCTGCCTAAAGATTTGAAGATTGTGGAGGACATTGAGTATCGCCCTGGTGACCGCCGCGCCTGGAAACTGAATCTGGTGATGCCTCGTGAACGTGGTGAAAAACCGCGTCCGGCTATTATCTTTGTGCACGGTGGCGGGTGGTCGAGTGGCGACAAAGGTCGTGGAATCTTCAAGAGTGGCCCTGTGGAATACGCGAGCCTGGGTTATGTCTGTATCAGTGTTAATTATCGTCTTTCGGATGAAGATCCGTTCCCCGCCTGCCTGCAAGATGTGAAGTGTGCCGTACGCTGGTTGCGGGCGCATGCGGAAAAATATAATGTCGATCCTGACCGCATTGGCGGGTTTGGAAATTCCGCGGGAGCGCACCTCGTCAGCCTGTTGGGACTGGTAAATAAGAATCAAAATCTGGAAGGTGATGGTCCGTGGCAGGATCAATCCAGCCTGCTCAATGCCGTATGTGTCTCCGCGATCCCGTCCGATTTTGTCAACTGGCCCGGTGGAGCCAGGAATAAGCGAACACTCTTCCAACTGCTCAACTCAAGTGAAACAAGTCTGGAAGAACTGGCAATTCAAGCGTCTCCGATCACCTATGTGAATAAGCAGGCCCCCCCCTTCCTGGTCTTTCAGGGAGCCGGCGATCGGCTTGTGGATGTCTCCCAGGCAGACAGTTTTGTCGCCGCTTTGAAAACTGCGGGTGCTGTGGATATCACCTATCAGCGATATCCAAAAGCGAATCATGATGTCTTTACCAGCCATCGTCGCGAAACCTACCCGGAGATGGAAGCCTTCTTTGATCGCGTGCTGATGAATTCCCCTGCCAAGATAAAACCGACAGGCGGGGCTTATCGCAAAACAATTCCTGCGGCCAGCTAA
- a CDS encoding GntR family transcriptional regulator, producing MATVVTRQITHGSRRQTLVQQVLSKFFQGEYQPNQRMTVQSLAREWDVSATPVREALVELEGIGIVEIFPNRGAVLRNFGVKELHEICQVRRILESEATRCACGHITPHELAQLEQTFRELASAKRTIEWSERTQQWDDYLHELIYRACGSERLALEINRYRVLHQTLRQVRHSKRQNVKDFEHMEENAEHLRIVQALIKGNPDKAAKAMHEHLQQTPVWLERDLFQRQET from the coding sequence ATGGCGACCGTTGTCACCCGACAGATTACTCATGGTTCCCGCAGACAGACGCTGGTGCAGCAGGTGCTCAGCAAGTTCTTTCAGGGGGAATACCAGCCCAATCAGCGCATGACGGTTCAGTCACTCGCCCGGGAATGGGATGTCAGCGCTACCCCGGTTCGTGAAGCATTGGTGGAACTCGAAGGCATCGGCATCGTGGAAATCTTTCCGAATCGTGGTGCCGTGCTCCGTAATTTCGGCGTGAAGGAACTGCATGAAATCTGCCAGGTCCGCCGCATTCTGGAAAGCGAAGCCACCCGCTGTGCCTGCGGGCATATCACGCCGCACGAGCTGGCGCAGCTTGAGCAGACCTTCCGTGAGCTGGCATCTGCAAAAAGAACCATCGAGTGGTCTGAAAGAACACAACAGTGGGACGACTACCTGCACGAACTCATTTACCGTGCCTGTGGCAGCGAGCGGCTGGCATTGGAAATTAACCGCTACCGGGTACTCCATCAGACATTAAGACAGGTCCGCCACAGTAAACGACAGAATGTCAAAGATTTTGAGCATATGGAAGAGAATGCAGAGCACTTGCGCATCGTGCAGGCTTTGATCAAGGGGAATCCCGACAAAGCCGCCAAAGCCATGCACGAACATCTGCAGCAGACTCCTGTCTGGCTGGAACGCGATCTGTTTCAGCGCCAGGAGACATAA
- a CDS encoding DUF1553 domain-containing protein: MTQSPVSRLCLIALCSACLSLLLTAAETTPDSTPKVDFGNEIAPLLVNHCIRCHNPGNEKGDLSLATLQSIKDAGYLTPGKPEESYLLDVVHTSPDTGKAAMPKEGPPLAKEQVALLTRWVKEGAAWPDSLILQEKSKADLSWWSLQPLANAVPPESKAAPDHWQNSPIDQFIFAKLQEKNLKPSLRATKRELIRRATYNLTGLPPSPEEVAAFEKDPAPDAYERLIDRLLDSPRYGEHWGRHWLDVVRFGESNGFERNVIIDNVWPFRDYIIRSFNADKPFDQMVIEHLAGDVIGKNDPDVVVGSTFLVCGPYDNVGNQDPVQAAQIRANTIDDMIRTTGEAFLGLTVGCSRCHNHKFDPIKQQDYYSLYATFAGVRHGSRVIASPEDRQEQLQKRQPLQKEKAELLKQKSEIENAIQKRAQAKAAEYEKEWTREPAKRTGVEESFSPVTAKFVRLTSQGLDTNPRAMTGYRVDEFEVWSAGETPQNVALAKNGGKATGANSRVAGDFAGAYDVGLTIDGKIGACWIAGSPDLTIELAEPQTINRVRFSSDRSGAAMSNYKATFLAEYKLEVSTDGKTWQEVASSRNRKPVSTSHRRKRFYDLEVTVEERSQLNEFNKQIRHVDQQLAAIPNPPSWWVGNHSQVNGPFHIFVGGNPQRKGETVVPASMTTLNKVTEGYKLDANAPQGQRRLELARWIVSKENPLTPRVLANRLWYYHFGTGIVSTPSDFGYMGTKPSHPELLDWLALQVQNNGWRLKDIHKQIMLSETYQQGSTFREDAARIDSDSRLLWRFPPRRLSGEEIRDTLLSVTGKLDLKMGGRGFRLYEYLQDNVATYVPLEQFGPETYRRAVYHQNARAARVDLLTDFDCPDNAFAAPRRNATTTPLQALTLMNHQFTLDLSRFLAERLRQEAGAENVDQQIDRVFQLLYSRSPRSEEQQAARALIAASGLEALCRAMINSNELIYLD, encoded by the coding sequence GTGACTCAATCTCCTGTATCCCGACTTTGTCTGATCGCACTCTGTTCGGCGTGTCTCAGCCTGCTGCTCACAGCGGCAGAAACAACACCGGACTCAACACCCAAGGTCGATTTCGGAAACGAAATCGCGCCGCTGCTCGTCAATCACTGCATCCGCTGCCACAACCCGGGCAACGAAAAAGGGGATCTCTCCCTCGCCACGCTGCAGTCGATCAAAGACGCAGGCTACCTCACGCCCGGCAAGCCTGAAGAAAGCTATCTGCTGGATGTGGTTCACACCAGCCCCGATACCGGCAAAGCCGCCATGCCCAAAGAAGGTCCGCCTCTCGCGAAAGAACAGGTCGCGTTGCTCACCCGCTGGGTCAAAGAGGGAGCCGCCTGGCCCGACAGCCTCATACTTCAGGAAAAATCCAAAGCCGATCTCAGCTGGTGGTCTCTGCAACCTCTGGCAAATGCAGTTCCCCCCGAAAGCAAAGCCGCTCCCGACCACTGGCAGAACAGCCCCATCGACCAGTTCATCTTCGCAAAGCTGCAAGAGAAAAATCTCAAGCCGTCACTGCGCGCCACAAAACGCGAACTGATCAGACGGGCCACCTATAATCTGACGGGTCTGCCTCCCTCGCCCGAAGAAGTTGCCGCCTTCGAAAAAGATCCAGCTCCTGATGCTTACGAACGACTCATCGATCGACTGCTCGACTCACCCCGTTACGGCGAACACTGGGGCCGCCACTGGCTGGATGTCGTTCGCTTCGGCGAGAGTAATGGCTTCGAACGCAATGTGATCATTGATAATGTCTGGCCGTTCCGTGATTATATTATCCGGTCATTCAATGCAGACAAACCTTTCGATCAGATGGTCATCGAACACCTGGCCGGTGATGTGATCGGCAAAAATGACCCCGATGTTGTCGTCGGCAGTACATTCCTCGTCTGTGGTCCCTATGACAACGTCGGTAATCAGGACCCGGTGCAGGCCGCCCAGATTCGTGCGAACACGATTGACGATATGATTCGTACCACAGGCGAAGCCTTCCTCGGGCTGACCGTTGGTTGCAGTCGCTGTCACAATCATAAATTCGATCCCATTAAACAACAGGATTATTACAGTCTCTATGCGACCTTCGCCGGCGTCAGGCATGGCAGCCGCGTGATCGCCAGTCCGGAAGACCGTCAGGAGCAACTCCAGAAACGCCAGCCACTGCAAAAAGAAAAAGCTGAACTGCTGAAACAGAAAAGCGAAATCGAAAACGCCATTCAGAAACGAGCCCAGGCGAAAGCCGCCGAGTACGAAAAAGAGTGGACCCGCGAACCAGCAAAACGAACAGGAGTGGAAGAATCGTTTTCCCCCGTCACAGCCAAATTTGTGCGGCTCACTTCGCAGGGACTCGATACCAATCCCCGCGCCATGACCGGATATCGCGTCGATGAATTTGAAGTCTGGTCTGCCGGCGAAACGCCACAGAATGTCGCGCTCGCGAAAAACGGCGGCAAAGCCACCGGCGCCAACAGTCGCGTCGCCGGCGACTTTGCCGGAGCCTATGATGTTGGCTTGACCATCGACGGGAAAATCGGTGCCTGCTGGATTGCCGGCAGCCCCGATCTGACCATCGAACTCGCTGAGCCACAGACTATCAATCGGGTGCGCTTCTCCAGCGATCGCTCCGGCGCCGCTATGAGCAACTACAAAGCCACCTTTCTGGCGGAATACAAACTCGAAGTTTCCACCGATGGCAAAACCTGGCAGGAAGTCGCTTCCTCCCGCAATCGCAAACCCGTCAGTACGTCTCACCGCCGCAAACGATTCTACGATCTGGAAGTCACGGTCGAAGAACGCAGCCAGCTCAATGAATTCAATAAACAAATCAGACACGTTGATCAACAACTGGCCGCCATTCCCAATCCCCCCTCCTGGTGGGTGGGTAACCACAGTCAGGTCAATGGACCTTTTCACATCTTTGTGGGCGGTAACCCGCAGCGTAAAGGGGAGACCGTCGTCCCTGCCAGCATGACCACACTCAATAAAGTGACAGAAGGCTATAAGCTCGACGCCAATGCACCGCAAGGTCAACGTCGTCTGGAACTGGCCCGCTGGATCGTTTCCAAAGAGAACCCGCTTACGCCGCGCGTGCTCGCCAATCGGCTCTGGTATTACCATTTTGGAACCGGCATCGTCTCCACGCCCAGTGACTTCGGCTACATGGGAACCAAGCCCAGTCATCCCGAGCTGCTCGACTGGCTCGCGCTTCAGGTTCAGAATAACGGCTGGCGTCTCAAAGATATCCATAAACAGATCATGCTCTCGGAAACCTATCAGCAGGGCAGCACCTTCCGCGAAGACGCTGCCCGCATCGATTCCGATTCCCGCCTGCTCTGGAGATTTCCGCCCCGTCGCCTGTCGGGAGAAGAGATTCGTGACACGCTGTTATCCGTCACCGGAAAACTGGACCTCAAAATGGGCGGCCGCGGTTTTCGTTTATATGAATATCTGCAGGACAACGTCGCCACCTATGTGCCCCTCGAACAGTTCGGCCCGGAAACCTACCGTCGCGCCGTCTATCATCAGAATGCCCGCGCGGCCCGCGTCGATCTGTTAACCGATTTCGACTGTCCCGATAATGCCTTTGCCGCTCCCCGACGAAACGCGACGACCACGCCGCTACAGGCACTGACGCTCATGAACCATCAATTCACGCTCGATCTCTCCCGCTTTCTCGCCGAACGTCTCAGGCAGGAGGCGGGCGCGGAGAATGTTGATCAACAGATTGATCGCGTGTTCCAATTACTGTATTCCCGTAGTCCTCGATCTGAAGAACAACAGGCCGCCCGCGCGCTCATCGCCGCCAGTGGCCTGGAAGCCCTGTGTCGGGCCATGATTAATTCCAACGAACTGATTTATCTCGATTGA